The Paenibacillus mucilaginosus 3016 genome includes the window CATTCGGCGTGTAGACCGTTACGAGATAGAAGCCGTCGAACTCGAGCGTGATGATGCGCCCCTCCGGCTCGGAGTCCTCTTCGAGGCCATAGCGCACGCTGAGCGGCTTAACCTTGGTGAAGACGGCGGTGCCGGAGTAGCCCTTCTTCTCCGCATAGTTCCAGTATTGATGATAATCCGGGTAGTCCAGTGCGATCTGGCCTTCCTGCAGCTTCGTTTCCTGGACGCAGAAGATATCCGCATCCGTCTGCGCGAAGTACTCGCTGAATCCTTTATTGACGCAGGCCCTCAGGCCGTTCACGTTCCATGAGACAAGCTTCATCGTTTGTAATAATCTCCTTACTGCTGCGAATGGTTGCTGGGTACCGGCTGCGGTACGGCTTCGTACCGGGCGGACCAAGGCTTGGTCATGACGGCCGCCTGTGTTCTCAGGCGGTGCTCTCCCGTCAGGCTCTCGTGCGTCAGGAAGCGGTTCAGCGCATTGGAGATCGACAGGAACTGCACGCCGTACAGGAAGCCGGTCTCGGTGTGCTCCTTCCAGACGATCTTCCCGTGCATTTCGCCGAACAGTGCGTTCTCGAACTTCAGTACATAGTCTCCGTGTGCCGGGAAGTTTAACGAACACTTGAAGGACAGTCCCGTCAGGGAGATGTCCTTCAGTTCGATGAAGGTCCGCCGCGTCTTCGTCTCTTTGTTCTGGATGCTATGTATGGATAAGGACAGATCCAGCGCGGTGGTGGACCGTTGATGCTGCCGATTTTCGTGGGACATGATGCATTCTCCTTCTGAGGTCGTGTGCGTGCCAGCCGATTCGTTTTAGTGAACTGTAGATCAAATATATCAAAAATCACGAAAATTGTCCTGTAATATTAGGGAATCTTTAGGTTCAACGGCCTATAAACCGCGAAATGTTAAAAAAGTGTGAGGTCAACAAAAGACACCGGAAGTCAACAGGCTCCACTAGGAAGGCTCCCAGGGGCAGTTCTATAATGAACCGTAAGAGGAGGAGACAGGACATGAACGCCAATCTCAAAGGATTCGTACGTAACATCCCGCTTCATCTCATGCTCGTTCCCGGGCTGATCGTGATCCTGATTTACAACTATATCCCGATGGCGGGGCTCATCATAGCCTTCCAGGATTTCTCGCCGATCGGAGGCTTCCGGGTCATGAACTGGGTGGGGCTCGATAATTTCAAGTATCTCTTCGAGCTGCCGGGCTTCTATCAGGTGGTCTGGAACACCGTCTTTATCTCCGTTATGAAAATCATCGCGGGTCTGACCGTCCCGGTCCTGGTGGCCCTGCTGCTCAATGAAGTCCGTTCGTCGGGGTTCAAGCGCTCGGTGCAGACCATTATCTATATGCCCCACTTTTTCTCCTGGGTCGTGCTTGCGGGGATCCTGATCGACGTGCTGTCGCCGAGCGGCGGTCTCGTCAACATGGCGCTGAAGGCCGCGGGCTACCCTCCGATTCAGTTTCTCGCGAGCAACGACTGGTTTCCTTACGTGCTGGTGATCAGCGACCAATGGAAGGAATTCGGCTTCGGCACCATCATCTATCTGGCGGCGCTGACGAGCATCGACAGCTCGCTGTACGAAGCGGCCGTCATGGACGGGGCCGGGCGGTGGAAGCAGACCTGGCATATCACGCTGCCGGGCATCCGCCCGATCATGATCCTGATGCTGACGCTGAGCCTGGGGAATGTTCTGAACGGAGGCTTCGACCAGGTGTTCAACCTGTACAATCCGCTGGTCTACG containing:
- a CDS encoding ABC transporter permease, yielding MNANLKGFVRNIPLHLMLVPGLIVILIYNYIPMAGLIIAFQDFSPIGGFRVMNWVGLDNFKYLFELPGFYQVVWNTVFISVMKIIAGLTVPVLVALLLNEVRSSGFKRSVQTIIYMPHFFSWVVLAGILIDVLSPSGGLVNMALKAAGYPPIQFLASNDWFPYVLVISDQWKEFGFGTIIYLAALTSIDSSLYEAAVMDGAGRWKQTWHITLPGIRPIMILMLTLSLGNVLNGGFDQVFNLYNPLVYESGDILDTMIYRIGLQDAQYSVSTALGLIKSVVSFLFIGLGYYLAYRIANYRIF
- a CDS encoding PilZ domain-containing protein; this encodes MSHENRQHQRSTTALDLSLSIHSIQNKETKTRRTFIELKDISLTGLSFKCSLNFPAHGDYVLKFENALFGEMHGKIVWKEHTETGFLYGVQFLSISNALNRFLTHESLTGEHRLRTQAAVMTKPWSARYEAVPQPVPSNHSQQ